The Hemicordylus capensis ecotype Gifberg chromosome 6, rHemCap1.1.pri, whole genome shotgun sequence genome window below encodes:
- the LOC128331625 gene encoding uncharacterized protein LOC128331625 isoform X1, which produces MSEHVPGWVFLYIFNSTQQNKERKTPPKKMTIRDDEMSNLLNIPQDMENVVQAPRSGRATFSLSKGSDPYLIPKDEVLTSQAVRNTVSDGIGQRSDDNIVDLTNTQDGLRNLTESALEEEPEPAPTRLSRLKRKAKSKDVVSHEQHQPGHMAPRDSNVEVQPAYKKSRRAILEPEHEPGLRDVQELNFQDNEFLASMARVTEHIETLIRTRAVAFERKAEAEQHLEQAKRIIRKEMAVISDTSQQLQCLKTRANPVCDFVDRNKKDQPYPVCIQVGGGSASSHQPGGYRNASDSSDKFEPSEESPSGPGPQNAFTEQCETQNGSSLSEASDVGPNATPKERATHSGASRGGLAFDVGPAAGSQQFSSEEAAGISEETPPVDLQFIQRYNRSYARFNGTEMYYEFKFVNLDRVHSFCDALSGMHSAIQRVLDNINNHIEPGDFVQLRLRAPGISNRLYSARRQAGHLNAEAFLSAISNLLQSYAQILADGVLTLAVIVITPPRGAGRRHIKSIPYSSIIQKKRLHLIDVPMPNTALCFAASLMAVLDLRATATQIKKGAKKLYQDLGWSEQKQMSFADVEIIETHMKVNIVVVQWGTSGWSILKTPEQKYLKTCFLLLHKDHYYGVKNIKGFFGTRNFCYVCYTPYRHTHDCLMRCHRCLEVGCVKHVGRVIRCPKCKMQCRSHECLGKHMKLAAMGRVECIPRDLCEKCFRYVEAGHEAESVCRGKQCHVCYEYLSPGVEHACYIPRLQYPEISVKYVFYDCECRQEDGIHVPNYIYARAFDGETVEPVKAYQEKQKDWEKWGPQGDYWEFKGDKCLNDFVLCFTSDNKFMGCTFLAHNSRSYDGILILRELINEGLDVELLTQGGKLLCITVTKNDIKFIDSLCHLPMALAKLPKAMGFQGCKGYFPHFFNKKENESYVGNMPDPQDYGVDAMKPADREEFMKWYEENKSKTFDMQKELAYYCQKDVDILMQACTKYRHELVEMTWDVVDKPMGRKNARVLVGIDPFQYPTLASVCLRMYRYKYLKDEEIAIPAPDNYHHQCKRFSTMSIQWLEYIAHRENIHIQHALKGGEFKVDIPQELQEASGGVKAYYLDGYSVNGGKKCAFEFNGCFYHGCVTCYSAHKQHPMLSETYGFLYNASERKADVLKRMGFEVRCIWEHEWRDMVKGDQKVVDFLKQQGFPEPLEPRDALFGGRTGCVSLYYEAKEGEQIH; this is translated from the exons ATGTCTGAGCATGTCCCTGGTTGGGTATTTTTGTATATATTCAACAGCACTcagcaaaacaaagaaagaaaaacaccaccAAAGAAGATGACCATAAGGGATGATGAAATGAGCAATCTTCTCAATATCCCTCAAGATATGG AAAATGTTGTTCAAGCCCCTCGGTCTGGGAgagccactttttcgctctcaaaGGGTTCGGACCCATATCTCATCCCAAAGGATGAGGTTCTCACATCACAGGCTGTTAGAAACACAGTATCtg ATGGCATAGGGCAGAGAAGTGATGATAACATAG TGGACCTGACAAATACCCAGGACGGGTTGCGGAATCTGACTGAGAGTGCTCTAGAGG AAGAACCTGAACCAGCCCCCACACGTCTAAGCAGattgaagagaaaagcaaagagtaagg ATGTAGTATCCCATGAACAGCATCAACCCGGACACATGGCGCCCAGGGACTCCAACGTGGAGGTGCAGCCAGCCTACAAAAAATCCAGAAGGGCTATCCTGGAACCTG aacatgaaCCGGGGCTCCGTGATGTCCAAGAGCTGAATTTCCAAGATAACGAGTTCTTGGCCAGCATGGCACGTGTTACAGAACACATAGAGACATTGATAAGGACTAGGGCTGTGGCTTTTGAACGCAAGGCCGAAGCTGAGCAACACCTTGAGCAAGCAAAACGCATCATACGTAAAGAAATGGCCGTGATTAGTGATACTTCACAACAGCTACAATGTCTAAAGACACGTGCAAACCCTGTGTGTGATTTcgtagacagaaataaaaaagatcaaccataccctgtctgcatacaggtggggggagggtccgCATCTAGCCACCAGCCAGGAGGGTATAGGAATGCTTCTGATTCTTCAGACAAATTTGAACCATCCGAGGAGTCACCTAGTGGCCCCGGTCCTCAGAATGCTTTTACTGAACAGTGTGAAACCCAGAATGGGTCCTCTCTAAGTGAGGCTTCTGATGTTGGCCCGaatgccacccccaaagagcgggctacccacagtggagcttctcgaggaggcttggcgttcgatgttggacctgcagctggttcccaacagttctcttctgaagaagcagcaggtATTTCTGAAGAAACCCCACCTGTGGATCTTCAGTTTATACAGCGTTATAATAGGAGCTATGCACGCTTTAATGGAACTGAAATGTATTACGAAttcaagtttgtgaatttggacagAGTACACTCCTTTTGTGATGCGCTATCTGGGATGCATTCTGCTATTCAAAGGGTTCTGGATAATATAAACAACcatatagaaccaggggactttGTACAGCTCAGATTGCGAGCGCCAGGGATTTCAAACCGCCTTTACTCAGCAAGGAGACAGGCAGGCCATCTGAACGCTGAGGCATTCCTAAGCGCTATatctaacctgcttcaaagttatgCACAAATTTTAGCTGATGGTGTATTAACACTGGCTGTGATTGTTATCACACCCCCACGAGGAGCCGGTCGcaggcatataaaatcaataccctatagcagcattatacagaaaaagagGCTGCATCTGATAGATGTCCCCATGCCTAACACAGCCCTCTGTTTtgcagcgagtctcatggctgttcTAGATTTGAGAGCCACCGCTACACAGATAAAAAAGGGAGCAAAAAAGTTGTACCAGGATCTTGGGTGGAGTGAGCAGAAACAAATGTCTTTTGCAGACGTGGAAATCATAGAGACACATATGAaggtcaatattgttgttgtgcaATGGGGAACTTCTGGATGGAGTATTTTAAAAACTCCTGAACAGAAGTACCTCAAaacctgttttctgttacttcataAGGATCATTATTATGGGGTTAAGAACATCAAAGGGTTTTTTGGGaccagaaatttttgttatgtctGCTACACGccctacagacacacacacgactgTTTGATGAGGTGCCACCGCTGTTTAGAGGTTGGCTGTGTAAAACATGTGGGGCGTGTAATCAGatgccccaaatgcaagatgcAGTGTAGATCACATGAGTGTCTAGGAAAGCATATGAAGCTCGCCGCCATGGGGCGGGTAGAATGCATCCCGCGTGACCTATGTGAAAAGTGCTTCCGCTATGTCGAGGCGGGTCATGAAGCTGAAAGCGTCTGTAGGGGAAAGCAGTGCCATGTATGTTATGAGTACCTTTCCCCCGGGGTAGAACACGCGTGTTACATTCCACGTCTACAGTACCCCGAGATAtcagtaaaatatgtgttttatgactgcgaatgcaggcaggaggatgggatCCACGTCCCAAACTATATTTATGCCAGGGCCTTTGATGGGGAGACTGTGGAGCCTGTTAAAGCATatcaagagaagcagaaagattgggagaagtgggggccccaaggggatTATTGGGAATTTAAGGGAGATAAATGTCTGAATGACTTTGTATTATGTTTTACATCAGATAATAAGTTTATGGGGTGCACTTTTCTGGCTCACAACTCGCGGAGCTACGATGGCATTTTGATACTGAGAGAGCTAATCAATGAAGGCCTTGATGTAGAGCTGCTCACACAGGGGGGAAAACTACTGTGTATAACAGTTACAAAAAATGACATAAAATTTATAGATTCCCTATGCCACCTACCCATGGCTCTAGCAAAACTCCCCAAAGCTATGGGTTTTCAGGGCTGCAAGGGctatttcccacatttctttaataaaaaagaaaatgagagttaTGTTGGGAATATGCCAGACCCCCAGGACTACGGTGTGGATGCTATGAAgcctgcagatagggaagaattcatgaagtggtatgaggaaaacaaatcaaaaacgTTTGATATGCAGAAGGAATTGGCCTATTACTGTCAGAAAGATGTAGACATCCTgatgcaggcctgtacaaaatatagacatgaatTGGTTGAGATGACATGGGATGTCGTTGATAAACCTATGGGGAGGAAAAATGCCAGGGTTCTTGTGGGTATCGACCCCTTCCAATACCCTACGCTTGCTAGTGTGTGCTTAAGAATGTACCGCTACAAGTATCTGAAAGATGAAGAGATCGCCATACCGGCCCCAGATAACTACCATCATCAGTGCAAAAGATTCTCAACTATGTCCATTCAATGGTTGGAATACATAGcccacagggaaaacatacatattcaACACGCTTTGAAAGGGGGTGAGTTTAAGGTTGATATTCCTCAGGAGCTTCAGGAGGCGTCGGGGGGTGTTAAGGCATATTATTTAGATGGTTAttctgtgaatgggggaaagaaatgtgctttTGAATTTAATGGCTGCTTTTATCACGGGTGTGTAACCTGTTATTCAGCACACAAACAGCACCCCATGTTGTCGGAAACCTATGGTTTTCTCTACAATGCTAGTGAGAGGAAAGCAGATGTCTTAAAACGCATGGGGTTTGAAGTCCGTTGTATATGGGAGCATGAGTGGCGTGACATGGTCAAGGGGGATCAGAAGGTGGTagattttctgaagcagcagggatttccagaaccTCTGGAACCTAGAGATGCGTTGTTTGGGGGCAGGACAGGCTGTGTGAGTCTGTATTATGAGGCgaaggagggagaacagattcaCTAG
- the LOC128331625 gene encoding uncharacterized protein LOC128331625 isoform X2 produces the protein MSEHVPGWVFLYIFNSTQQNKERKTPPKKMTIRDDEMSNLLNIPQDMENVVQAPRSGRATFSLSKGSDPYLIPKDEVLTSQAVRNTVSDGIGQRSDDNIVDLTNTQDGLRNLTESALEEEPEPAPTRLSRLKRKAKNVVSHEQHQPGHMAPRDSNVEVQPAYKKSRRAILEPEHEPGLRDVQELNFQDNEFLASMARVTEHIETLIRTRAVAFERKAEAEQHLEQAKRIIRKEMAVISDTSQQLQCLKTRANPVCDFVDRNKKDQPYPVCIQVGGGSASSHQPGGYRNASDSSDKFEPSEESPSGPGPQNAFTEQCETQNGSSLSEASDVGPNATPKERATHSGASRGGLAFDVGPAAGSQQFSSEEAAGISEETPPVDLQFIQRYNRSYARFNGTEMYYEFKFVNLDRVHSFCDALSGMHSAIQRVLDNINNHIEPGDFVQLRLRAPGISNRLYSARRQAGHLNAEAFLSAISNLLQSYAQILADGVLTLAVIVITPPRGAGRRHIKSIPYSSIIQKKRLHLIDVPMPNTALCFAASLMAVLDLRATATQIKKGAKKLYQDLGWSEQKQMSFADVEIIETHMKVNIVVVQWGTSGWSILKTPEQKYLKTCFLLLHKDHYYGVKNIKGFFGTRNFCYVCYTPYRHTHDCLMRCHRCLEVGCVKHVGRVIRCPKCKMQCRSHECLGKHMKLAAMGRVECIPRDLCEKCFRYVEAGHEAESVCRGKQCHVCYEYLSPGVEHACYIPRLQYPEISVKYVFYDCECRQEDGIHVPNYIYARAFDGETVEPVKAYQEKQKDWEKWGPQGDYWEFKGDKCLNDFVLCFTSDNKFMGCTFLAHNSRSYDGILILRELINEGLDVELLTQGGKLLCITVTKNDIKFIDSLCHLPMALAKLPKAMGFQGCKGYFPHFFNKKENESYVGNMPDPQDYGVDAMKPADREEFMKWYEENKSKTFDMQKELAYYCQKDVDILMQACTKYRHELVEMTWDVVDKPMGRKNARVLVGIDPFQYPTLASVCLRMYRYKYLKDEEIAIPAPDNYHHQCKRFSTMSIQWLEYIAHRENIHIQHALKGGEFKVDIPQELQEASGGVKAYYLDGYSVNGGKKCAFEFNGCFYHGCVTCYSAHKQHPMLSETYGFLYNASERKADVLKRMGFEVRCIWEHEWRDMVKGDQKVVDFLKQQGFPEPLEPRDALFGGRTGCVSLYYEAKEGEQIH, from the exons ATGTCTGAGCATGTCCCTGGTTGGGTATTTTTGTATATATTCAACAGCACTcagcaaaacaaagaaagaaaaacaccaccAAAGAAGATGACCATAAGGGATGATGAAATGAGCAATCTTCTCAATATCCCTCAAGATATGG AAAATGTTGTTCAAGCCCCTCGGTCTGGGAgagccactttttcgctctcaaaGGGTTCGGACCCATATCTCATCCCAAAGGATGAGGTTCTCACATCACAGGCTGTTAGAAACACAGTATCtg ATGGCATAGGGCAGAGAAGTGATGATAACATAG TGGACCTGACAAATACCCAGGACGGGTTGCGGAATCTGACTGAGAGTGCTCTAGAGG AAGAACCTGAACCAGCCCCCACACGTCTAAGCAGattgaagagaaaagcaaaga ATGTAGTATCCCATGAACAGCATCAACCCGGACACATGGCGCCCAGGGACTCCAACGTGGAGGTGCAGCCAGCCTACAAAAAATCCAGAAGGGCTATCCTGGAACCTG aacatgaaCCGGGGCTCCGTGATGTCCAAGAGCTGAATTTCCAAGATAACGAGTTCTTGGCCAGCATGGCACGTGTTACAGAACACATAGAGACATTGATAAGGACTAGGGCTGTGGCTTTTGAACGCAAGGCCGAAGCTGAGCAACACCTTGAGCAAGCAAAACGCATCATACGTAAAGAAATGGCCGTGATTAGTGATACTTCACAACAGCTACAATGTCTAAAGACACGTGCAAACCCTGTGTGTGATTTcgtagacagaaataaaaaagatcaaccataccctgtctgcatacaggtggggggagggtccgCATCTAGCCACCAGCCAGGAGGGTATAGGAATGCTTCTGATTCTTCAGACAAATTTGAACCATCCGAGGAGTCACCTAGTGGCCCCGGTCCTCAGAATGCTTTTACTGAACAGTGTGAAACCCAGAATGGGTCCTCTCTAAGTGAGGCTTCTGATGTTGGCCCGaatgccacccccaaagagcgggctacccacagtggagcttctcgaggaggcttggcgttcgatgttggacctgcagctggttcccaacagttctcttctgaagaagcagcaggtATTTCTGAAGAAACCCCACCTGTGGATCTTCAGTTTATACAGCGTTATAATAGGAGCTATGCACGCTTTAATGGAACTGAAATGTATTACGAAttcaagtttgtgaatttggacagAGTACACTCCTTTTGTGATGCGCTATCTGGGATGCATTCTGCTATTCAAAGGGTTCTGGATAATATAAACAACcatatagaaccaggggactttGTACAGCTCAGATTGCGAGCGCCAGGGATTTCAAACCGCCTTTACTCAGCAAGGAGACAGGCAGGCCATCTGAACGCTGAGGCATTCCTAAGCGCTATatctaacctgcttcaaagttatgCACAAATTTTAGCTGATGGTGTATTAACACTGGCTGTGATTGTTATCACACCCCCACGAGGAGCCGGTCGcaggcatataaaatcaataccctatagcagcattatacagaaaaagagGCTGCATCTGATAGATGTCCCCATGCCTAACACAGCCCTCTGTTTtgcagcgagtctcatggctgttcTAGATTTGAGAGCCACCGCTACACAGATAAAAAAGGGAGCAAAAAAGTTGTACCAGGATCTTGGGTGGAGTGAGCAGAAACAAATGTCTTTTGCAGACGTGGAAATCATAGAGACACATATGAaggtcaatattgttgttgtgcaATGGGGAACTTCTGGATGGAGTATTTTAAAAACTCCTGAACAGAAGTACCTCAAaacctgttttctgttacttcataAGGATCATTATTATGGGGTTAAGAACATCAAAGGGTTTTTTGGGaccagaaatttttgttatgtctGCTACACGccctacagacacacacacgactgTTTGATGAGGTGCCACCGCTGTTTAGAGGTTGGCTGTGTAAAACATGTGGGGCGTGTAATCAGatgccccaaatgcaagatgcAGTGTAGATCACATGAGTGTCTAGGAAAGCATATGAAGCTCGCCGCCATGGGGCGGGTAGAATGCATCCCGCGTGACCTATGTGAAAAGTGCTTCCGCTATGTCGAGGCGGGTCATGAAGCTGAAAGCGTCTGTAGGGGAAAGCAGTGCCATGTATGTTATGAGTACCTTTCCCCCGGGGTAGAACACGCGTGTTACATTCCACGTCTACAGTACCCCGAGATAtcagtaaaatatgtgttttatgactgcgaatgcaggcaggaggatgggatCCACGTCCCAAACTATATTTATGCCAGGGCCTTTGATGGGGAGACTGTGGAGCCTGTTAAAGCATatcaagagaagcagaaagattgggagaagtgggggccccaaggggatTATTGGGAATTTAAGGGAGATAAATGTCTGAATGACTTTGTATTATGTTTTACATCAGATAATAAGTTTATGGGGTGCACTTTTCTGGCTCACAACTCGCGGAGCTACGATGGCATTTTGATACTGAGAGAGCTAATCAATGAAGGCCTTGATGTAGAGCTGCTCACACAGGGGGGAAAACTACTGTGTATAACAGTTACAAAAAATGACATAAAATTTATAGATTCCCTATGCCACCTACCCATGGCTCTAGCAAAACTCCCCAAAGCTATGGGTTTTCAGGGCTGCAAGGGctatttcccacatttctttaataaaaaagaaaatgagagttaTGTTGGGAATATGCCAGACCCCCAGGACTACGGTGTGGATGCTATGAAgcctgcagatagggaagaattcatgaagtggtatgaggaaaacaaatcaaaaacgTTTGATATGCAGAAGGAATTGGCCTATTACTGTCAGAAAGATGTAGACATCCTgatgcaggcctgtacaaaatatagacatgaatTGGTTGAGATGACATGGGATGTCGTTGATAAACCTATGGGGAGGAAAAATGCCAGGGTTCTTGTGGGTATCGACCCCTTCCAATACCCTACGCTTGCTAGTGTGTGCTTAAGAATGTACCGCTACAAGTATCTGAAAGATGAAGAGATCGCCATACCGGCCCCAGATAACTACCATCATCAGTGCAAAAGATTCTCAACTATGTCCATTCAATGGTTGGAATACATAGcccacagggaaaacatacatattcaACACGCTTTGAAAGGGGGTGAGTTTAAGGTTGATATTCCTCAGGAGCTTCAGGAGGCGTCGGGGGGTGTTAAGGCATATTATTTAGATGGTTAttctgtgaatgggggaaagaaatgtgctttTGAATTTAATGGCTGCTTTTATCACGGGTGTGTAACCTGTTATTCAGCACACAAACAGCACCCCATGTTGTCGGAAACCTATGGTTTTCTCTACAATGCTAGTGAGAGGAAAGCAGATGTCTTAAAACGCATGGGGTTTGAAGTCCGTTGTATATGGGAGCATGAGTGGCGTGACATGGTCAAGGGGGATCAGAAGGTGGTagattttctgaagcagcagggatttccagaaccTCTGGAACCTAGAGATGCGTTGTTTGGGGGCAGGACAGGCTGTGTGAGTCTGTATTATGAGGCgaaggagggagaacagattcaCTAG
- the LOC128331625 gene encoding uncharacterized protein LOC128331625 isoform X3, giving the protein MSEHVPGWVFLYIFNSTQQNKERKTPPKKMTIRDDEMSNLLNIPQDMENVVQAPRSGRATFSLSKGSDPYLIPKDEVLTSQAVRNTVSDGIGQRSDDNIEEPEPAPTRLSRLKRKAKSKDVVSHEQHQPGHMAPRDSNVEVQPAYKKSRRAILEPEHEPGLRDVQELNFQDNEFLASMARVTEHIETLIRTRAVAFERKAEAEQHLEQAKRIIRKEMAVISDTSQQLQCLKTRANPVCDFVDRNKKDQPYPVCIQVGGGSASSHQPGGYRNASDSSDKFEPSEESPSGPGPQNAFTEQCETQNGSSLSEASDVGPNATPKERATHSGASRGGLAFDVGPAAGSQQFSSEEAAGISEETPPVDLQFIQRYNRSYARFNGTEMYYEFKFVNLDRVHSFCDALSGMHSAIQRVLDNINNHIEPGDFVQLRLRAPGISNRLYSARRQAGHLNAEAFLSAISNLLQSYAQILADGVLTLAVIVITPPRGAGRRHIKSIPYSSIIQKKRLHLIDVPMPNTALCFAASLMAVLDLRATATQIKKGAKKLYQDLGWSEQKQMSFADVEIIETHMKVNIVVVQWGTSGWSILKTPEQKYLKTCFLLLHKDHYYGVKNIKGFFGTRNFCYVCYTPYRHTHDCLMRCHRCLEVGCVKHVGRVIRCPKCKMQCRSHECLGKHMKLAAMGRVECIPRDLCEKCFRYVEAGHEAESVCRGKQCHVCYEYLSPGVEHACYIPRLQYPEISVKYVFYDCECRQEDGIHVPNYIYARAFDGETVEPVKAYQEKQKDWEKWGPQGDYWEFKGDKCLNDFVLCFTSDNKFMGCTFLAHNSRSYDGILILRELINEGLDVELLTQGGKLLCITVTKNDIKFIDSLCHLPMALAKLPKAMGFQGCKGYFPHFFNKKENESYVGNMPDPQDYGVDAMKPADREEFMKWYEENKSKTFDMQKELAYYCQKDVDILMQACTKYRHELVEMTWDVVDKPMGRKNARVLVGIDPFQYPTLASVCLRMYRYKYLKDEEIAIPAPDNYHHQCKRFSTMSIQWLEYIAHRENIHIQHALKGGEFKVDIPQELQEASGGVKAYYLDGYSVNGGKKCAFEFNGCFYHGCVTCYSAHKQHPMLSETYGFLYNASERKADVLKRMGFEVRCIWEHEWRDMVKGDQKVVDFLKQQGFPEPLEPRDALFGGRTGCVSLYYEAKEGEQIH; this is encoded by the exons ATGTCTGAGCATGTCCCTGGTTGGGTATTTTTGTATATATTCAACAGCACTcagcaaaacaaagaaagaaaaacaccaccAAAGAAGATGACCATAAGGGATGATGAAATGAGCAATCTTCTCAATATCCCTCAAGATATGG AAAATGTTGTTCAAGCCCCTCGGTCTGGGAgagccactttttcgctctcaaaGGGTTCGGACCCATATCTCATCCCAAAGGATGAGGTTCTCACATCACAGGCTGTTAGAAACACAGTATCtg ATGGCATAGGGCAGAGAAGTGATGATAACATAG AAGAACCTGAACCAGCCCCCACACGTCTAAGCAGattgaagagaaaagcaaagagtaagg ATGTAGTATCCCATGAACAGCATCAACCCGGACACATGGCGCCCAGGGACTCCAACGTGGAGGTGCAGCCAGCCTACAAAAAATCCAGAAGGGCTATCCTGGAACCTG aacatgaaCCGGGGCTCCGTGATGTCCAAGAGCTGAATTTCCAAGATAACGAGTTCTTGGCCAGCATGGCACGTGTTACAGAACACATAGAGACATTGATAAGGACTAGGGCTGTGGCTTTTGAACGCAAGGCCGAAGCTGAGCAACACCTTGAGCAAGCAAAACGCATCATACGTAAAGAAATGGCCGTGATTAGTGATACTTCACAACAGCTACAATGTCTAAAGACACGTGCAAACCCTGTGTGTGATTTcgtagacagaaataaaaaagatcaaccataccctgtctgcatacaggtggggggagggtccgCATCTAGCCACCAGCCAGGAGGGTATAGGAATGCTTCTGATTCTTCAGACAAATTTGAACCATCCGAGGAGTCACCTAGTGGCCCCGGTCCTCAGAATGCTTTTACTGAACAGTGTGAAACCCAGAATGGGTCCTCTCTAAGTGAGGCTTCTGATGTTGGCCCGaatgccacccccaaagagcgggctacccacagtggagcttctcgaggaggcttggcgttcgatgttggacctgcagctggttcccaacagttctcttctgaagaagcagcaggtATTTCTGAAGAAACCCCACCTGTGGATCTTCAGTTTATACAGCGTTATAATAGGAGCTATGCACGCTTTAATGGAACTGAAATGTATTACGAAttcaagtttgtgaatttggacagAGTACACTCCTTTTGTGATGCGCTATCTGGGATGCATTCTGCTATTCAAAGGGTTCTGGATAATATAAACAACcatatagaaccaggggactttGTACAGCTCAGATTGCGAGCGCCAGGGATTTCAAACCGCCTTTACTCAGCAAGGAGACAGGCAGGCCATCTGAACGCTGAGGCATTCCTAAGCGCTATatctaacctgcttcaaagttatgCACAAATTTTAGCTGATGGTGTATTAACACTGGCTGTGATTGTTATCACACCCCCACGAGGAGCCGGTCGcaggcatataaaatcaataccctatagcagcattatacagaaaaagagGCTGCATCTGATAGATGTCCCCATGCCTAACACAGCCCTCTGTTTtgcagcgagtctcatggctgttcTAGATTTGAGAGCCACCGCTACACAGATAAAAAAGGGAGCAAAAAAGTTGTACCAGGATCTTGGGTGGAGTGAGCAGAAACAAATGTCTTTTGCAGACGTGGAAATCATAGAGACACATATGAaggtcaatattgttgttgtgcaATGGGGAACTTCTGGATGGAGTATTTTAAAAACTCCTGAACAGAAGTACCTCAAaacctgttttctgttacttcataAGGATCATTATTATGGGGTTAAGAACATCAAAGGGTTTTTTGGGaccagaaatttttgttatgtctGCTACACGccctacagacacacacacgactgTTTGATGAGGTGCCACCGCTGTTTAGAGGTTGGCTGTGTAAAACATGTGGGGCGTGTAATCAGatgccccaaatgcaagatgcAGTGTAGATCACATGAGTGTCTAGGAAAGCATATGAAGCTCGCCGCCATGGGGCGGGTAGAATGCATCCCGCGTGACCTATGTGAAAAGTGCTTCCGCTATGTCGAGGCGGGTCATGAAGCTGAAAGCGTCTGTAGGGGAAAGCAGTGCCATGTATGTTATGAGTACCTTTCCCCCGGGGTAGAACACGCGTGTTACATTCCACGTCTACAGTACCCCGAGATAtcagtaaaatatgtgttttatgactgcgaatgcaggcaggaggatgggatCCACGTCCCAAACTATATTTATGCCAGGGCCTTTGATGGGGAGACTGTGGAGCCTGTTAAAGCATatcaagagaagcagaaagattgggagaagtgggggccccaaggggatTATTGGGAATTTAAGGGAGATAAATGTCTGAATGACTTTGTATTATGTTTTACATCAGATAATAAGTTTATGGGGTGCACTTTTCTGGCTCACAACTCGCGGAGCTACGATGGCATTTTGATACTGAGAGAGCTAATCAATGAAGGCCTTGATGTAGAGCTGCTCACACAGGGGGGAAAACTACTGTGTATAACAGTTACAAAAAATGACATAAAATTTATAGATTCCCTATGCCACCTACCCATGGCTCTAGCAAAACTCCCCAAAGCTATGGGTTTTCAGGGCTGCAAGGGctatttcccacatttctttaataaaaaagaaaatgagagttaTGTTGGGAATATGCCAGACCCCCAGGACTACGGTGTGGATGCTATGAAgcctgcagatagggaagaattcatgaagtggtatgaggaaaacaaatcaaaaacgTTTGATATGCAGAAGGAATTGGCCTATTACTGTCAGAAAGATGTAGACATCCTgatgcaggcctgtacaaaatatagacatgaatTGGTTGAGATGACATGGGATGTCGTTGATAAACCTATGGGGAGGAAAAATGCCAGGGTTCTTGTGGGTATCGACCCCTTCCAATACCCTACGCTTGCTAGTGTGTGCTTAAGAATGTACCGCTACAAGTATCTGAAAGATGAAGAGATCGCCATACCGGCCCCAGATAACTACCATCATCAGTGCAAAAGATTCTCAACTATGTCCATTCAATGGTTGGAATACATAGcccacagggaaaacatacatattcaACACGCTTTGAAAGGGGGTGAGTTTAAGGTTGATATTCCTCAGGAGCTTCAGGAGGCGTCGGGGGGTGTTAAGGCATATTATTTAGATGGTTAttctgtgaatgggggaaagaaatgtgctttTGAATTTAATGGCTGCTTTTATCACGGGTGTGTAACCTGTTATTCAGCACACAAACAGCACCCCATGTTGTCGGAAACCTATGGTTTTCTCTACAATGCTAGTGAGAGGAAAGCAGATGTCTTAAAACGCATGGGGTTTGAAGTCCGTTGTATATGGGAGCATGAGTGGCGTGACATGGTCAAGGGGGATCAGAAGGTGGTagattttctgaagcagcagggatttccagaaccTCTGGAACCTAGAGATGCGTTGTTTGGGGGCAGGACAGGCTGTGTGAGTCTGTATTATGAGGCgaaggagggagaacagattcaCTAG